One Lycium barbarum isolate Lr01 chromosome 5, ASM1917538v2, whole genome shotgun sequence genomic window carries:
- the LOC132640688 gene encoding uncharacterized protein LOC132640688 isoform X2, with the protein MEFDSLARYAPAVVATMADRMHRYIMGLDRYFVDSCLVLAAQPDMDIARIQAHAQGMEDRHRGHQPDRSQDRRQPKRARSSGYFEEFRSGQPQQQQQSSRHSSQPAQSTPPQFSGRRFDSPGYLGAGQSSGVSGSRVDRSSGQTRPPKPQCSYCGRYHPGECYRATGACYSCGRQGHTVRECPYKGNLGGAAQPTGSVAGSSSPSIAMRPAGQGTSTSAGRGRGSGGAPSSSGPSNRIYALTSRQDPEALPNADTGALISSS; encoded by the exons atggagttcgactcattggcccgatatgcacctgctgtggtagctactatggctgacaggatgcacaggtatattatggggctggaccgttattttgtcgacagttgcttggtattggccgctcagcccgatatggatattgcccggattcaggcgcacgctcagggcatggaggaccggcacaggggtcatcagcccgataggagtcaggatcggagacagcccaagagggccagatcatctgggtattttgAGGAATTTCGGagtgggcagcctcagcagcagcagcagtctagcaggcattcttcccagccagcacagagcacacctccgcagttctcaggcaggagatttgatagcccaggatatttaggagcaggccagagctccggggtttcaggttcgcgggtagacaggagttccggtcagacgaggccacccaagcctcagtgttcttattgtgggagataccaccctggagagtgctaccgtgctacaggtgcttgttattcttgtggccgtcagggccatactgtgagagagtgtccgtataagggtaatttgggaggtgcagcgcagcctaccggatcagtcgctGGGTCATCGTCTCCTTCgatagccatgcgccctgcggggcaggGTACGTCGAcatcagcaggccgcggcagaggtaGTGGCGGGGCTCCCAGTtcaagcggtccttcgaaccgcatctatgccttgactagtcgacaggacccggaggcgctACCAAACGCGGATACAG gagcacttatttcttcaagttga
- the LOC132640688 gene encoding uncharacterized protein LOC132640688 isoform X3: MEFDSLARYAPAVVATMADRMHRYIMGLDRYFVDSCLVLAAQPDMDIARIQAHAQGMEDRHRGHQPDRSQDRRQPKRARSSGYFEEFRSGQPQQQQQSSRHSSQPAQSTPPQFSGRRFDSPGYLGAGQSSGVSGSRVDRSSGQTRPPKPQCSYCGRYHPGECYRATGACYSCGRQGHTVRECPYKGNLGGAAQPTGSVAGSSSPSIAMRPAGQGTSTSAGRGRGSGGAPSSSGPSNRIYALTSRQDPEALPNADTDFGRNGN, encoded by the exons atggagttcgactcattggcccgatatgcacctgctgtggtagctactatggctgacaggatgcacaggtatattatggggctggaccgttattttgtcgacagttgcttggtattggccgctcagcccgatatggatattgcccggattcaggcgcacgctcagggcatggaggaccggcacaggggtcatcagcccgataggagtcaggatcggagacagcccaagagggccagatcatctgggtattttgAGGAATTTCGGagtgggcagcctcagcagcagcagcagtctagcaggcattcttcccagccagcacagagcacacctccgcagttctcaggcaggagatttgatagcccaggatatttaggagcaggccagagctccggggtttcaggttcgcgggtagacaggagttccggtcagacgaggccacccaagcctcagtgttcttattgtgggagataccaccctggagagtgctaccgtgctacaggtgcttgttattcttgtggccgtcagggccatactgtgagagagtgtccgtataagggtaatttgggaggtgcagcgcagcctaccggatcagtcgctGGGTCATCGTCTCCTTCgatagccatgcgccctgcggggcaggGTACGTCGAcatcagcaggccgcggcagaggtaGTGGCGGGGCTCCCAGTtcaagcggtccttcgaaccgcatctatgccttgactagtcgacaggacccggaggcgctACCAAACGCGGATACAG attttgggcgaaacgggaattga
- the LOC132640688 gene encoding uncharacterized protein LOC132640688 isoform X1, producing MEFDSLARYAPAVVATMADRMHRYIMGLDRYFVDSCLVLAAQPDMDIARIQAHAQGMEDRHRGHQPDRSQDRRQPKRARSSGYFEEFRSGQPQQQQQSSRHSSQPAQSTPPQFSGRRFDSPGYLGAGQSSGVSGSRVDRSSGQTRPPKPQCSYCGRYHPGECYRATGACYSCGRQGHTVRECPYKGNLGGAAQPTGSVAGSSSPSIAMRPAGQGTSTSAGRGRGSGGAPSSSGPSNRIYALTSRQDPEALPNADTGTDDRFADPSA from the exons atggagttcgactcattggcccgatatgcacctgctgtggtagctactatggctgacaggatgcacaggtatattatggggctggaccgttattttgtcgacagttgcttggtattggccgctcagcccgatatggatattgcccggattcaggcgcacgctcagggcatggaggaccggcacaggggtcatcagcccgataggagtcaggatcggagacagcccaagagggccagatcatctgggtattttgAGGAATTTCGGagtgggcagcctcagcagcagcagcagtctagcaggcattcttcccagccagcacagagcacacctccgcagttctcaggcaggagatttgatagcccaggatatttaggagcaggccagagctccggggtttcaggttcgcgggtagacaggagttccggtcagacgaggccacccaagcctcagtgttcttattgtgggagataccaccctggagagtgctaccgtgctacaggtgcttgttattcttgtggccgtcagggccatactgtgagagagtgtccgtataagggtaatttgggaggtgcagcgcagcctaccggatcagtcgctGGGTCATCGTCTCCTTCgatagccatgcgccctgcggggcaggGTACGTCGAcatcagcaggccgcggcagaggtaGTGGCGGGGCTCCCAGTtcaagcggtccttcgaaccgcatctatgccttgactagtcgacaggacccggaggcgctACCAAACGCGGATACAG gtaccgacgacaggtttgctgatccgtccgcttag